Proteins co-encoded in one Actinobacillus succinogenes 130Z genomic window:
- a CDS encoding efflux RND transporter periplasmic adaptor subunit: protein MKKKTLAIAILAAVIAGGAYFFMSGGEKGPTFLTEEVRRGNVEKSVVASGSIESSNEVDVGAQVSGKITKLYVKLGQEVKKGDMIADIDSTTQVNNLDRAKAALASYQAQLKAKQTAYTVAQSSYNRLSKLYKLQSTSLDNVNNAKNALDAAKAEIDALKESIKQAEIEVNTAETNVGYTKITSPIDGTVISTPISEGQTVNANQTTPTIVTVANLEKMLIKPEISEGDITKVKAGQEVEFTILSDSTTKYHAIIKSVDPATTTTTDASSTSSASSSSSSSSTTSAIYYYANMEVDNTDHILRIGMTTENTIKIANAQDVLTVSNMALQKRNDKYFVNILNDKNLAEEREVVIGVQNDFQTEIKSGLNEGEKVIVSQVAAGEKVGTMGRGPRMF, encoded by the coding sequence ATGAAGAAAAAAACCTTAGCTATTGCAATTTTAGCTGCCGTTATCGCAGGCGGTGCGTACTTTTTTATGTCCGGAGGCGAAAAAGGTCCGACTTTTCTTACCGAAGAAGTACGTCGAGGCAATGTAGAAAAATCCGTTGTCGCATCCGGTTCAATTGAAAGCTCGAACGAGGTGGACGTGGGTGCGCAGGTTTCCGGTAAAATTACCAAGCTATATGTTAAATTAGGTCAAGAAGTGAAAAAAGGCGATATGATCGCCGACATCGATTCCACGACTCAAGTAAATAATTTAGATCGGGCAAAAGCCGCATTAGCCAGCTATCAGGCACAGCTAAAAGCCAAACAAACCGCTTACACGGTAGCACAATCCAGTTATAACCGTTTATCTAAATTGTACAAATTACAGTCTACCTCGCTGGATAATGTCAACAACGCAAAGAATGCGTTAGATGCGGCTAAAGCGGAAATTGACGCGTTGAAAGAATCCATTAAACAAGCGGAAATCGAAGTAAATACGGCGGAAACCAACGTGGGCTACACTAAAATTACCTCGCCAATCGACGGTACGGTAATTTCGACCCCCATCTCCGAAGGACAAACCGTGAATGCGAACCAAACGACACCGACTATCGTTACCGTAGCGAACCTGGAAAAAATGCTGATCAAGCCGGAAATTTCCGAAGGCGACATCACCAAAGTGAAAGCGGGTCAAGAAGTGGAGTTTACTATTCTATCAGACAGTACCACCAAATATCACGCTATTATAAAAAGTGTGGATCCGGCGACCACAACCACCACCGACGCCAGTTCGACGAGCAGCGCTTCAAGCAGTTCTTCTTCCTCCTCCACTACATCGGCGATTTATTATTATGCCAATATGGAAGTCGACAATACGGATCATATTTTACGCATCGGTATGACCACGGAAAATACCATAAAAATTGCTAATGCACAGGATGTGTTAACCGTTTCCAATATGGCATTACAAAAACGCAACGATAAATATTTCGTAAATATTTTGAACGATAAAAATCTGGCGGAAGAACGGGAAGTCGTAATCGGCGTACAAAATGACTTTCAAACGGAAATTAAATCCGGCTTAAACGAAGGTGAAAAAGTAATCGTGTCGCAAGTAGCCGCCGGTGAAAAAGTCGGCACCATGGGGCGCGGTCCGCGTATGTTCTAA
- a CDS encoding N-acetylmuramoyl-L-alanine amidase, with protein MKKLLILLTALYTSSAVGFSVVLDTGHTETDYGAVSPFNKTEFSYNKAMVETLQRHISAQNRDVKLVPNTQPDLTLQQRTLYSGETDLFVSIHHDSFPAELNAQREILSGFSVFVSQKNVNYPQSLDCAKKVAAQLIRAGEHRSRYHESDIEGERKILLDERGVYRYDDLAVLKNARSPAILIEIGVIANPREAKRLEQTAVQEKIAKATTLGITDCMKTR; from the coding sequence ATGAAAAAATTACTAATATTGTTAACGGCTTTGTATACATCGAGTGCGGTCGGTTTTTCCGTCGTTTTGGATACGGGGCATACCGAGACCGATTACGGTGCCGTCAGTCCGTTCAATAAAACGGAATTCAGTTATAATAAGGCTATGGTGGAAACGCTACAACGTCACATTTCAGCGCAAAACCGGGATGTCAAACTTGTACCCAATACCCAGCCGGATTTAACCTTGCAGCAGCGTACGCTTTATAGCGGTGAAACGGACTTGTTCGTTTCGATTCATCATGACTCGTTTCCGGCGGAATTGAATGCACAGCGTGAAATATTGTCCGGTTTTTCAGTTTTTGTGTCACAAAAGAATGTGAATTACCCGCAAAGTTTGGATTGTGCTAAGAAAGTGGCGGCGCAATTAATCCGGGCGGGCGAACACCGTTCCCGTTATCATGAATCAGATATCGAAGGGGAGCGGAAAATTTTACTGGATGAACGAGGCGTATACCGTTACGACGATTTAGCGGTGTTAAAAAATGCCCGTTCGCCGGCCATTCTGATTGAAATCGGCGTGATTGCCAATCCGCGGGAAGCGAAACGGTTGGAACAAACGGCGGTTCAAGAGAAAATTGCAAAAGCGACAACTTTGGGAATTACAGACTGTATGAAAACGCGTTAA
- a CDS encoding NAD(P)H-hydrate dehydratase translates to MKTLTLNELSHRLPPRRLLSHKGDYGRLLLIGGNCNMGGAIMMAAQAAVCSGTGLTTVATDKVNHPALHSRLPEAMVLDWQNSDLLISKIKQADVILIGCGLGLDAMSSGLLQTVLTNIDTHQKLILDGDAITLFARNPQFPDTIKVLATPHQKEWERLSGLALAQQTENNNQTTAKRLGLDLILKKHGTELYLTGTEPRRIDVGTPAMATGGMGDTLAGMIAGFIAQFPLYYQQAVCSAVYLHSYIAQNLAQNRHVVLPTDVISHIQTEMKKMIAPKE, encoded by the coding sequence ATGAAAACGCTGACATTAAATGAATTATCCCACCGCCTGCCGCCGCGCCGGCTCTTGTCGCATAAAGGCGATTACGGACGTTTACTGTTAATCGGCGGTAACTGTAACATGGGCGGCGCAATTATGATGGCGGCGCAGGCGGCGGTTTGTTCCGGTACCGGACTTACCACCGTAGCGACGGATAAAGTCAATCATCCGGCACTGCACAGTCGGCTGCCTGAAGCGATGGTACTGGATTGGCAAAATAGCGATTTACTGATCAGTAAAATCAAACAAGCGGATGTTATTCTAATTGGCTGCGGATTGGGTCTGGATGCGATGTCGTCCGGTTTGCTGCAAACCGTTTTAACGAATATCGACACTCACCAGAAATTAATTTTAGACGGAGATGCTATCACCCTGTTTGCCCGAAATCCTCAATTTCCTGATACTATAAAAGTGTTGGCGACCCCGCACCAAAAAGAATGGGAACGCTTATCCGGACTGGCACTGGCACAACAAACGGAAAACAATAATCAAACTACGGCCAAAAGGCTGGGGCTTGATCTTATCCTGAAAAAACATGGCACCGAACTTTATCTTACCGGAACCGAGCCCCGCCGTATTGATGTCGGCACGCCGGCCATGGCAACCGGCGGTATGGGAGATACTCTGGCGGGAATGATAGCGGGGTTCATCGCCCAATTTCCGCTTTATTATCAACAGGCCGTTTGCAGTGCCGTTTATCTGCACAGTTATATTGCTCAAAATCTGGCACAAAACCGCCATGTGGTATTACCGACCGACGTGATTTCCCATATTCAAACGGAAATGAAAAAAATGATCGCACCGAAAGAATAA
- the smrB gene encoding endonuclease SmrB, which produces MLKEEDIALFRENIQGTKKIKQDTFVAPRKINTNKKSETREIREKQDTLFYFSDEYEPLLDEESAVKYLRENEDSYLLKQLRRGDFSPELFLDLHGLTREQAKQELAALLQACADEHVYCASIMTGYGTFTLKKQIPRWLVQHPRVRALHQAPKEWGGDAAILILVDV; this is translated from the coding sequence ATGTTAAAGGAAGAGGATATCGCCCTGTTCAGAGAAAATATTCAGGGCACTAAAAAAATCAAACAGGACACTTTTGTGGCGCCGCGGAAAATCAATACCAATAAGAAATCCGAAACACGGGAAATCCGGGAAAAGCAGGATACGCTTTTTTATTTTTCTGACGAATACGAGCCGTTGTTAGACGAAGAAAGTGCGGTCAAATATTTGCGAGAAAATGAAGACAGTTATTTATTGAAACAATTACGTCGCGGTGATTTTTCGCCGGAACTGTTTTTGGATTTACACGGTTTAACGCGAGAACAGGCAAAACAGGAACTTGCAGCTTTACTACAGGCATGTGCGGACGAGCATGTTTATTGTGCAAGCATTATGACGGGATACGGTACCTTTACGCTGAAAAAACAAATTCCGCGCTGGCTGGTGCAACATCCTCGCGTTCGCGCGTTGCACCAAGCTCCGAAAGAATGGGGCGGCGATGCGGCTATTTTAATTTTAGTGGACGTTTAA
- a CDS encoding MacB family efflux pump subunit has translation MNIIEIKGLNRYFGEGENRVHILKNISLDIEKGDFVAIIGQSGSGKSTLMNIIGCLDTATSGSYKIDGKETVELSSDQLSDLRSQKFGFIFQRYNLLSALTAQENVALPAIYAGKSQAERLAHAEELLEKLGLDGKEQNKPSQLSGGQQQRVSIARALMNGGEIILADEPTGALDSASGENVIQILRQLHDEGHTIIMVTHDRNIAASANRVIEIKDGEIIGDNRKSSVKSAVKNVRVSKSRFGFSKDQLIEAFRMSVSAIVAHKMRSLLTMLGIIIGITSVVSVVALGNGSQQKILSNINGLGTNTMTIFNGTGFGDRRADQMQNLTVNDANALAKQSYVQSVTPNSSSSGLLIYGNQSFTSTNLRGIGEQYFDVEGMRLVMGRSITQQEVSENAQVALLDESSKKSIFPDEDPLGKTVMFAKRPFRIIGVVTDRQMGAASSSLSIYAPYTTVMNKVTGGTKIGSITVKIADNVNTTVAEKSLTDYLTVRHGKKDFFIMNSDTIKQTIESTTGTMKLLISSIAFISLIVGGIGVMNIMLVSVTERTKEIGVRMAIGARKSNILQQFLIEAILICMIGGISGILLSLIIGGLFNVFMTDFTMSFSTFSIVAAVLFSTLIGVIFGYMPAKKAAQLDPITALARE, from the coding sequence ATGAATATTATCGAAATAAAAGGCCTGAATCGCTATTTCGGTGAAGGCGAAAACCGTGTTCATATTCTGAAGAATATATCTCTGGATATTGAGAAAGGCGATTTTGTTGCGATTATCGGACAATCCGGTTCGGGGAAATCCACGCTGATGAACATCATCGGCTGTTTGGATACGGCAACCAGCGGTTCTTATAAAATAGACGGTAAAGAAACCGTAGAACTTTCTTCAGATCAGCTTTCCGATTTGCGCAGTCAGAAATTCGGATTTATTTTTCAGCGGTATAACCTGCTCTCCGCTCTCACTGCGCAGGAAAATGTTGCTTTACCGGCAATTTACGCCGGCAAATCCCAAGCGGAACGCTTGGCTCATGCGGAAGAATTATTGGAAAAGCTCGGTTTGGACGGTAAAGAACAAAATAAACCGAGTCAGCTTTCCGGCGGCCAGCAGCAACGGGTCAGTATCGCCCGCGCTTTAATGAACGGCGGTGAAATTATTCTTGCGGACGAGCCTACCGGTGCATTGGATTCCGCCAGCGGCGAAAATGTCATACAGATTCTGCGTCAGCTGCATGATGAAGGTCACACGATTATTATGGTAACTCACGATCGTAATATTGCGGCAAGCGCCAACCGCGTGATCGAAATCAAAGACGGTGAAATTATCGGCGATAACCGGAAATCATCGGTAAAAAGTGCGGTCAAAAATGTCCGAGTTTCCAAATCCCGGTTCGGTTTCAGTAAAGATCAACTGATTGAAGCTTTCCGGATGTCGGTCAGTGCCATTGTTGCTCACAAAATGCGTTCTCTGCTGACCATGTTGGGCATTATTATCGGGATAACTTCAGTAGTTTCCGTGGTGGCGTTAGGGAACGGTTCTCAGCAAAAAATTCTTTCTAATATCAACGGATTAGGCACCAATACCATGACTATTTTTAACGGCACGGGTTTTGGTGACCGCCGTGCGGATCAAATGCAGAATTTAACGGTAAACGACGCCAATGCACTGGCTAAGCAAAGCTACGTACAAAGCGTTACGCCAAACAGCTCTTCCAGTGGTTTACTGATTTACGGAAACCAGTCTTTTACATCGACTAATTTGCGCGGGATCGGCGAACAGTATTTCGATGTGGAAGGTATGAGGCTGGTAATGGGCCGTTCCATTACTCAGCAGGAAGTCAGTGAAAATGCGCAAGTCGCTTTGCTGGACGAAAGTTCGAAAAAATCTATTTTCCCAGACGAAGATCCCTTGGGCAAAACCGTTATGTTTGCCAAACGTCCTTTTCGGATTATCGGTGTTGTGACAGATCGTCAAATGGGTGCGGCAAGTAGTTCTTTAAGTATTTACGCTCCTTATACAACTGTTATGAATAAAGTGACAGGGGGAACTAAAATCGGTTCTATCACGGTAAAAATTGCTGATAACGTTAATACTACCGTCGCCGAAAAAAGTCTCACCGACTACCTGACCGTCCGTCACGGTAAAAAAGACTTTTTCATTATGAACAGCGACACTATTAAACAAACGATTGAGAGTACTACCGGTACCATGAAATTACTGATTTCGTCCATTGCTTTTATTTCCCTTATCGTAGGCGGTATCGGAGTGATGAATATCATGTTGGTGTCCGTGACGGAACGTACTAAGGAAATAGGCGTACGCATGGCGATCGGCGCACGCAAAAGTAATATTTTGCAGCAGTTTTTAATTGAAGCCATATTAATTTGTATGATCGGGGGAATATCCGGTATTTTACTTTCGCTGATTATCGGCGGATTGTTTAATGTCTTTATGACGGATTTCACCATGTCTTTTTCCACTTTTTCCATTGTGGCGGCGGTGTTGTTCTCCACTTTAATCGGCGTCATCTTCGGTTATATGCCGGCGAAAAAAGCGGCGCAACTGGATCCGATTACGGCTTTAGCGCGCGAATAG
- the prmB gene encoding 50S ribosomal protein L3 N(5)-glutamine methyltransferase has product METFNQDLLDLIEADDVPNNLHTLKDYLRWTYSNFNRSDIYYGHGQDNAWDESLQLVLAGLNLPMDLPNELFDTNLTPSEKQLIVGLVAERLAKRIPVAYLVNSAWFCGLEFYVDERVIIPRSPISALIQSNFNGLLSHTPKRILDLCTGSGCIAIACAHVFPQAEVDAVDLSFDALNVAEINIERHNMLHRVFPLQSDLFENLPQDQYDLIVTNPPYVDLEDLSDMPQEFRHEPELALGSGADGLDITKRILAQAADYLSDDGILVCEVGNSMVHLTEQYPEVPFNWVELTNGGVGVFSLTKAQLIEYRDYFS; this is encoded by the coding sequence ATGGAAACATTTAACCAAGACTTACTGGATTTGATTGAAGCGGATGACGTGCCGAACAATCTGCATACGTTAAAAGATTATTTGCGTTGGACGTACAGCAATTTTAACCGATCCGATATTTATTACGGACACGGCCAAGACAACGCATGGGATGAAAGCTTGCAACTGGTTCTTGCCGGTTTGAATTTACCGATGGATTTACCCAACGAATTGTTTGATACCAATTTAACGCCTTCGGAAAAACAACTGATTGTAGGTTTGGTTGCCGAGCGATTGGCTAAACGCATTCCGGTGGCTTATTTAGTCAACAGCGCATGGTTCTGCGGGTTGGAGTTTTATGTGGATGAGCGGGTCATTATTCCGCGTTCGCCTATCAGCGCTTTAATTCAATCAAATTTTAACGGGTTGTTATCACACACACCGAAACGTATTCTGGATTTATGCACGGGCAGCGGCTGTATTGCTATTGCTTGCGCCCATGTTTTCCCGCAAGCTGAAGTGGATGCGGTGGATTTGTCTTTCGATGCGTTAAACGTAGCGGAAATCAATATCGAACGTCATAACATGCTCCACCGCGTATTCCCGTTACAATCGGATTTATTTGAAAATCTGCCGCAGGATCAATATGATTTGATTGTCACCAACCCGCCTTATGTGGATTTGGAAGATTTGAGCGATATGCCGCAAGAATTCCGTCACGAACCCGAATTAGCCTTAGGTTCCGGTGCGGACGGCTTGGATATTACCAAGCGAATTTTGGCGCAGGCCGCCGACTATTTATCCGATGACGGCATTTTGGTTTGTGAAGTGGGAAACAGTATGGTTCATCTGACAGAACAATATCCGGAAGTCCCCTTTAACTGGGTGGAATTAACCAATGGCGGGGTCGGCGTGTTCAGTTTAACCAAAGCCCAATTAATCGAATATCGCGATTACTTTAGCTAA
- the hldE gene encoding bifunctional D-glycero-beta-D-manno-heptose-7-phosphate kinase/D-glycero-beta-D-manno-heptose 1-phosphate adenylyltransferase HldE, with translation MAQYSAQFPHAKVLVLGDVMLDRYWFGATNRISPEAPVPVVRVKKHEERAGGAANVAMNIASLNVPVRLLGLTGDDEAGNALTGLLEKQKICCDFVKLSSHPTITKLRILSRHQQLLRLDFEENFNNVHSDNLLTKLESAVKNVGALILSDYGKGTLNDVQHMIRIARQAKVPVLIDPKGTDFERYRGATLLTPNMSEFEAVAGVCQSDEDIVEKGLKMIADYDLTALLITRSEKGMTLLRPNQPAFHLPTEAKEVYDVTGAGDTVISVLATALADGRTVEEACYLANVAAGIVVGKLGTSAVSTVELENAIHGRTVSGFGIMTENELKNAVKLAKERGEKIVMTNGCFDILHPGHVSYLENARKLGDRLIVAVNTDESVKRLKGETRPINDLASRMAVLAGLSSVDWLVAFDEDTPQRLIGEILPDLLVKGGDYKPEEIAGSKEVWANGGDVSVLNFENGCSTSNVIKKIRDLKD, from the coding sequence ATGGCGCAGTATTCAGCACAATTTCCGCACGCAAAAGTTTTGGTGTTGGGCGATGTCATGCTTGACCGCTACTGGTTTGGGGCGACCAACCGAATTTCACCGGAAGCGCCGGTGCCGGTAGTGCGTGTGAAAAAACACGAAGAACGGGCGGGGGGAGCCGCTAATGTTGCAATGAATATCGCTTCATTAAATGTACCGGTACGGTTGCTTGGTTTAACCGGAGATGATGAAGCGGGTAATGCGCTCACCGGCTTGCTGGAAAAGCAAAAAATCTGCTGTGATTTTGTGAAGTTAAGTTCCCATCCCACTATTACCAAACTGCGTATTTTATCTCGCCATCAACAGCTGTTACGTCTTGATTTTGAAGAGAATTTTAATAATGTACATAGTGATAATCTGCTTACCAAGCTGGAAAGTGCGGTCAAAAATGTCGGTGCTTTGATTTTATCGGATTACGGTAAAGGCACGCTGAACGATGTACAACACATGATTCGGATAGCCCGTCAGGCGAAGGTTCCCGTATTGATCGACCCGAAAGGAACGGATTTCGAGCGTTACCGCGGCGCGACCTTGTTAACGCCGAATATGTCGGAATTCGAAGCGGTAGCGGGCGTATGCCAATCTGATGAAGACATCGTGGAAAAAGGTTTAAAAATGATAGCCGATTATGATTTAACGGCGCTGTTAATCACTCGTTCGGAAAAAGGCATGACCTTGTTGCGCCCGAATCAGCCTGCTTTTCATTTGCCGACGGAAGCGAAAGAAGTCTATGATGTAACGGGTGCGGGCGACACGGTGATTTCTGTGTTGGCAACGGCATTGGCGGATGGGCGAACCGTTGAAGAAGCCTGCTATTTGGCGAATGTCGCCGCCGGTATCGTGGTGGGTAAATTAGGAACGTCCGCAGTTTCTACCGTTGAATTGGAAAATGCGATTCACGGGCGCACGGTCAGCGGTTTCGGTATTATGACGGAAAACGAACTGAAAAACGCGGTCAAATTGGCGAAAGAGCGTGGTGAGAAAATCGTGATGACCAACGGTTGCTTCGATATTTTGCATCCGGGACATGTCTCTTACTTAGAAAACGCCCGTAAATTGGGCGATCGCCTGATCGTTGCGGTGAACACCGATGAATCGGTGAAACGTTTGAAAGGCGAAACCCGTCCGATCAACGATTTGGCAAGCCGTATGGCGGTGTTAGCGGGACTATCTTCCGTGGATTGGTTGGTTGCCTTTGACGAAGATACGCCGCAGCGTTTAATCGGTGAAATTCTGCCGGATTTATTAGTGAAAGGCGGTGATTATAAACCGGAGGAAATCGCCGGTTCCAAAGAAGTTTGGGCTAATGGCGGCGATGTCTCGGTACTGAATTTTGAGAACGGTTGTTCAACCAGTAACGTCATCAAAAAAATTCGGGATTTGAAAGACTAA
- a CDS encoding transporter substrate-binding domain-containing protein produces the protein MKKSVLTAFLTALVAGSAQAESSAPDTLNKILERKEIKVCSPGDYKPFSFDNNGKFEGIDNDLIDKLAESLDAKVTIVKTTWKTLMDDFTAGKCDIGVGGISITLARQQKALFSEPYFTNGKTPLVRCEDVDKYQTVEQINRPEVKIVANPGGSNENYARTVLTKANLTMNPENLTIFQQIIDKKADVFVTEAAEAIVKSYEHKGVLCGVNPDKPLKPAQNGWIIPNGDFRFKEYVDQFFHLERQSGELDTIINKWLPRD, from the coding sequence ATGAAAAAATCCGTTTTAACCGCTTTTTTGACCGCACTTGTCGCGGGTTCTGCGCAAGCGGAAAGTTCTGCGCCGGATACCTTAAATAAAATCCTTGAACGTAAGGAAATTAAAGTGTGTTCACCGGGGGATTACAAACCGTTTAGTTTTGACAATAACGGTAAATTTGAGGGGATTGATAACGATCTGATTGACAAATTGGCAGAAAGTTTAGATGCGAAAGTGACTATTGTGAAAACCACCTGGAAGACCTTAATGGACGATTTTACCGCGGGAAAATGCGACATCGGTGTCGGTGGGATTTCTATTACTTTGGCGCGTCAGCAAAAGGCGCTGTTCTCCGAACCGTATTTTACCAACGGCAAAACGCCGTTAGTTCGTTGTGAAGACGTGGATAAATATCAAACCGTAGAACAGATTAATCGCCCGGAAGTAAAAATAGTGGCGAATCCGGGCGGCAGCAACGAAAATTATGCGCGTACGGTGTTGACTAAAGCCAATTTAACCATGAATCCTGAAAATCTGACGATTTTCCAACAAATTATTGATAAAAAAGCCGATGTATTTGTGACGGAAGCGGCGGAAGCTATTGTGAAATCTTATGAACACAAAGGCGTATTATGCGGAGTGAATCCGGATAAACCGCTGAAACCGGCGCAAAACGGTTGGATTATACCGAACGGCGATTTCCGTTTTAAAGAATACGTAGATCAATTCTTTCACTTGGAACGCCAATCCGGCGAATTAGATACGATTATCAATAAATGGCTGCCGCGTGACTAA
- a CDS encoding Kdo(2)-lipid IV(A) acyltransferase yields MPKKHLPQFEKSYLHPKHWGFWLAVGLFWLILCLPYPVLRKIGLGLGRLFAKLKVGKRRAKIARRNLELAFPNMPLQQREQILRQNLNSVGMAIIETGMAWFWSDRRIRKWSKIEGLEHLKNQGNNGILFVGVHFLTLELGARIVGIHHQGIGIYRPNDNPLFNWLQVRGRLRSNKDMVDRKDLRRMVKALKHGETIWYAPDHDYGRKNSVFVPFFAVQDAATTSGSYFLLHAVPNAKVVPFAPLRNADGSGYTVSISPAVDFSDLTEPYAVAVRMNQVVEKEIMKGVEQYMWLHRRFKTRPDETAPSYYD; encoded by the coding sequence ATGCCGAAAAAACATCTGCCACAGTTCGAAAAATCCTATCTACACCCTAAACATTGGGGATTCTGGCTTGCCGTAGGGTTGTTTTGGCTGATTCTCTGCCTGCCTTATCCTGTTTTGCGTAAAATCGGATTAGGGCTCGGTCGGTTATTTGCAAAACTGAAAGTGGGAAAACGCCGGGCAAAAATTGCGCGACGTAACCTTGAACTGGCGTTTCCCAATATGCCCCTGCAACAACGGGAACAGATCTTGCGACAGAATCTGAATTCTGTCGGTATGGCGATTATCGAAACCGGCATGGCATGGTTTTGGTCGGATCGGCGTATCCGGAAATGGTCAAAAATAGAAGGTTTGGAACATCTTAAAAATCAAGGTAACAACGGTATTTTATTCGTTGGCGTCCATTTTTTAACTTTGGAGTTAGGTGCGCGCATCGTAGGTATTCATCATCAGGGTATCGGCATCTACCGTCCTAACGATAATCCGCTGTTTAACTGGTTGCAGGTTAGGGGACGGTTGCGTTCCAATAAAGATATGGTGGATCGCAAAGACTTGCGTCGCATGGTTAAAGCCCTGAAACACGGCGAAACGATTTGGTATGCACCGGATCATGATTACGGTCGCAAAAATTCGGTTTTCGTACCGTTTTTTGCCGTGCAAGACGCCGCAACCACCAGCGGGTCCTATTTTTTACTGCATGCGGTACCTAATGCCAAAGTGGTTCCTTTTGCTCCGTTGCGAAATGCGGACGGTTCCGGTTATACCGTAAGTATTTCTCCTGCCGTAGATTTTTCGGATTTAACTGAACCGTATGCGGTGGCGGTCAGAATGAATCAAGTGGTAGAAAAAGAAATTATGAAAGGCGTCGAACAATATATGTGGCTTCACCGCCGTTTCAAAACGCGACCCGATGAAACCGCACCGAGCTATTATGATTAA
- the tdeA gene encoding toxin/drug exporter TdeA has translation MLKLNKIAFGVILSMSLAGCANISDSYQASQDDYKQYEDITNQYNIKENWWSLYNDAQLNRVVEQALLNNKDLAKAAISVNSALYQANLLGADLVPSFSGSTSSSASRRTDTGANSTISHGGSLNVSYTLDLWRRLANAADAGEWNYKATQQDLEATRLSLINAVVVTYYQIAYLNDAISATNDSIDYYSRINSIMQNRLNQGVEDRASTDQAQQSVLTARNNLISYQTQRKTAEQTLRNLLNLKPDAPLNINFPHILNVKTTPVNLNVPVSTIANRPDVRGNLFRLSSAFKDAKAMQKAWFPTISLGGSMSSSNNKVSNAFENPTAAGTLGISLPFLDWNHVKWNVKISEAAYETARVNYEQGITTALNEVDTNYFAYNQAVQNFSNLQRKYDYDKRITQYYQNRYNAGVSELREWLNAANTEKTSQVSILNAKYSVIQNENAIYSSMGGYYSPKF, from the coding sequence ATGCTAAAACTGAATAAAATTGCTTTCGGCGTTATTCTTTCAATGTCGTTGGCCGGCTGCGCAAACATCAGCGACAGTTACCAAGCGAGCCAAGACGATTACAAACAATACGAAGACATTACCAATCAATACAACATTAAAGAAAACTGGTGGTCGCTTTACAACGACGCTCAATTAAACCGCGTGGTAGAACAGGCGTTATTAAACAATAAAGACTTGGCGAAAGCGGCGATTTCTGTCAATTCCGCGCTTTATCAGGCAAATTTATTAGGTGCGGATTTAGTACCGAGTTTTAGCGGTTCCACCTCGTCTTCCGCTTCCCGTCGTACAGATACCGGCGCAAATTCGACTATCAGTCACGGCGGTTCCTTAAATGTGAGCTATACATTAGATTTATGGCGCCGTTTAGCAAATGCGGCAGATGCGGGCGAATGGAACTACAAAGCGACCCAACAGGACTTGGAGGCTACCCGTTTGTCCCTTATTAATGCTGTAGTGGTAACTTACTACCAAATCGCTTATCTGAACGACGCGATCTCCGCTACAAACGACAGTATTGATTACTACAGCCGTATTAACAGCATTATGCAAAACAGACTGAATCAGGGTGTAGAAGATCGCGCCAGTACGGATCAGGCGCAACAATCCGTTTTAACGGCGCGTAATAATTTGATTAGCTATCAAACTCAACGTAAAACGGCGGAACAAACATTACGTAATTTGTTAAATTTGAAACCGGACGCACCGTTAAATATCAATTTCCCGCATATCCTGAATGTAAAAACAACACCGGTGAATTTAAACGTTCCTGTTTCTACTATTGCCAACCGTCCTGACGTAAGAGGAAATCTGTTCCGATTGAGCAGTGCGTTTAAAGACGCCAAAGCGATGCAAAAAGCCTGGTTCCCGACTATTTCTCTCGGCGGTTCCATGTCTTCGAGCAATAACAAAGTCAGTAATGCCTTTGAAAATCCGACCGCTGCGGGAACCTTGGGAATCAGTTTGCCGTTCCTCGATTGGAATCACGTAAAATGGAACGTCAAAATTTCGGAAGCCGCTTATGAGACTGCGCGCGTAAACTACGAACAAGGCATCACCACCGCATTAAACGAAGTGGATACCAATTATTTTGCCTACAACCAAGCAGTGCAGAATTTCTCCAATTTGCAGCGAAAATATGATTACGATAAACGTATTACGCAATATTATCAAAACCGTTACAACGCGGGCGTATCCGAATTACGTGAATGGTTGAATGCGGCGAATACGGAAAAAACTTCGCAGGTTTCTATTCTGAACGCGAAATACAGCGTTATTCAAAATGAAAACGCTATTTACAGCTCGATGGGCGGTTACTATTCGCCGAAATTCTAA